The Miscanthus floridulus cultivar M001 chromosome 7, ASM1932011v1, whole genome shotgun sequence genome includes a region encoding these proteins:
- the LOC136466003 gene encoding uncharacterized protein: MKRSRPDESGQGSGDPSPKRFRRPRTSTFLRTGHPLGLAPKKSLALQAGQTASPGVTPVSGGSGADVGAALADPTAPMVAPTPAEVTERAASSVADVEKPAEGRIPPVEVVVTALSQDQPGAVVVAPEGVVQSAPPGAQVDPPVTLEAAQTEEGPAGGSSSAAVVPHRVRREPPPAPLSGGSRSPARGEPPLQWMAAQDPTSALFSLDDHSESMEREGLDIGISTMLNALDQARGALREIVIPTTQVLVARSRNKSQFLREQKAEWDRLSEEVRLRADMAAQLASAQEREAQARQDAEEAHGMFEDLSARSKLDGEEIVRLQKERDELLQRNAAANEKADEVLKELEMERDLRRKAESRATALQQKVDEDVEVVRSLRAELDDAVKGKSSAENAATKLEKEAAYTRRALQAESDEHDLLQAAVGVVLNALNVTEPVETSPLAARVGGITARVGQLEESAFHAGITQAFTVAHAHYEKEINLKVMSEGFPSTYEDEELEEMEQMVAPLAKNLADSLKEMVLPSRE; encoded by the exons atgaaacggtcccgcccagatgagtcagggcagggatctggggatccgtccccaaaacgcttccgccggccgaggacgtcaac gttcttgcggacgggtcaccccctggggctggcgcccaagaagagtctcgcccttcaagcgggacagacggcgtcgcctggagtcacccctgtttcgggtgggagtggtgccgacgtcggggccgcgttggccgacccgacggcgcccatggtggctcccacgcccgcggaggttactgagcgagcggccTCCTCCGTGGCGGACGTGGAAAagccggccgagggccgcataccgccggtggaggtggtcgtgaccgcgctaagccaggatcagccgggcgcggtcgtggtggcgcccgagggcgtagtgcaatccgcgccaccagggGCCCAAGTGGATCCACCCGTGAcgctcgaagcggcccagacggaggagggtccagccggagggtcctcgagtgcggcggtggtgccgcacagggtcaggagggagccgccaccggcccctttgtcgggaggaagccgctcccctgcgcggggggagccgccgctccagtggatggccgctcaggacccgacgtcggctcttttctcgctcgatgatcattccgagagcatggagcgggagggtcttgacatcgggatctcgaccatgctgaacgccctggatcaggccagaggagccctccgtgagatcgttatccctaccactcag gttcttgttgctcgtagccggaataaatcccaattcctccgcgagcagaaggcggagtgggatcgcctctccgaggaggtccggctgcgagcagacatggccgcccagcttgcttccgcccaggagcgggaggcccaggcgcgtcaggacgcggaggaggcccacgggatgttcgaggatttgtcggcgaggtccaagctggacGGGGAGGAGATTgtcaggctccaaaaggagcgagacgagctgctgcagaggaatgccgcggccaatgagaaggccgacgaagtcctgaaggagctggagatggagcgggacctccggcggaaggccgagagtagggccacagccctccagcagaaggtggacgaggacgtcgaggtggtccgctctctccgggcggagcttgatgacgcggtgaaaggaaagtcGAGTGCTGAGAACgccgccaccaagctggagaaagaggctgcctatacgcgcagaGCCCTTCAagctgagagcgatgagcacgatcttctacaagctgcggtcggggtggtccttaacgccctgaatgtgacggagccggtggagaccagcccgctcgcggctcgcgtcgggggtatcacggctcgggtgggccagcttgaggagagtgcctttcacgccgggattacccaggccttcaccgtcgcccacgcccactatgagaaggaaataaacctgaaagtgatgagcgaaggctttccgtccacctacgaggatgaagagctggaggaaatggagcagatggtcgctccccttgcgaagaacctggcagacagtctgaaagaaatggttctcccttcgcgggagtaa